The nucleotide sequence CCTCCAACTCTACACTCTTCACCAACCCATACCGCTCAAGAACCTTAAGATGCTTCATCACTGCCTGCGGCGTAACATCTAGCAGTGAAGCCAGCTCCTGCATAGTATGCGGTCTAGACGCTAGCAGATTCAATATCTTAAGCCTAGTAGGTGAGCAGGCTACCTTGACCACACTACTCAACCGAGGTCAGACTTACATACTAGGTGGTGACTTATAAAAGATGATAGCTGCCCATTCTAAAGAATGAGACAAGTATTCGATTCTTGCATTATCTGAAATCTGTTCACTGCTCTTAAAGATTTGCAACCAGCAATCTTTAGAATATTCAGCATCTTTTTACAACTTATTTCAAGAAACTAGCCAAGCAATGTTTATATTCCTGTTAACCAATAGTTATTAACTGGTGGTTAAAATGTTCGAGGATAGAAGAAGGTTTAGAGACATACTCGATGAAATAGACAAGATAATGGCTGAGATGGAGCGGGAGATCGAAGACTCCATCAGAAACTTCCTTAAATTCGAGGGAGAGCACTTCAACAAACCATTCATCTACGGCTTCTCCATGACCCTAAACCCCGAAGGTGAACCTATCTTCAGAACCTTCGGTAACCTCAAGCCAGGTCTACAAGGCTACAGAGAACCGGTCAGCGACCAGATCCTAGACGAGCAGCGAGGTGAACTGAAGCTTGTCGTTGAGTTGCCAGGAGTTGAAAAGGGCGACATAAACATACAAGCCTTAGAGGATTCCGTCACTCTCTCTGCTGAGCGTGGAGACCGCAAGTATAAGGCGGAGATACCTCTTAGGGCTAAGGTTGACCCGACTAAGGCTAAGGCGAACTTCCAGAACGGTGTGCTGGAGGT is from Nitrososphaerota archaeon and encodes:
- a CDS encoding Hsp20/alpha crystallin family protein; the encoded protein is MVKMFEDRRRFRDILDEIDKIMAEMEREIEDSIRNFLKFEGEHFNKPFIYGFSMTLNPEGEPIFRTFGNLKPGLQGYREPVSDQILDEQRGELKLVVELPGVEKGDINIQALEDSVTLSAERGDRKYKAEIPLRAKVDPTKAKANFQNGVLEVSFPLKEKTNKGFYKINIE